The DNA window TGATAGCGGCGGTAGCGATACAGTGCATAGCGGCCGCCGTGATACAGGCTGACCACGTCGCAGCGCCACTGGCTGGCATGGCCGGCAATGCATTCCTGTTCGATCCGGCTGTCGATGGCGCGGATCGCGGCCATTCGTGCCGCGCCATGGGTGCCGGCGGTGGCGGCATTGACCCGGGCGGTGACGTCGGTGATCGCGTCCAGCTGGTTGATTTCCATGGTCGGGCACTTGGCTTCGTCTTCGCGACGATCCGCGACAAAGCCATCATCCATGTAATTTCTGCCCTTGCCCGAGAGCTGGGACAGGCAGCCGTTGGCACAATGGTGATTGGTCATCACCAGACCATTGGCGGAGACAAAGGAGCCGGAGCAGCCTTCGGCCAGCCTGACCGAGGCATGCTGGACCAGATCGATCCACTGCGCGCTGGGCGTGAAGCCGTAACGCTGCTGGATCTGCTGCACCGGCAGATGATCCAGGGTCCACATCCCCTCATCACCCATGGCCGTTCCGGATATGCCGGCCAGCAGGGCAAGCATGCCGCCTGTCAGGTATTTCATCGATGACTCCGCGCTCTGTATGAGATGTTATAATATTACATCTGGATGGCAGGCAAAGGGGCCGGAAGTCATGCTGCCAGCGGCCGCCGGACAGGCTCAATCGACCCGGTGCGGCAGCTCCAGATAGGCCTCGCTCTGCATCTCGATAAGCCGCGACTGGGTACGGCCGAACTCGGCCTGCAGCCGTTCGCCGCGGTACAGGTCAGTGATCGGGGCCTCGGCCGAGATCACCAGCTTCACATGCCGGTCGTAGAATTCATCGATCAGGCTGATGAAGCGGCGTGCCGCATCGTCAGTGCTGCCGTCGAACACCGGGACCGAGGCCAGGATCACTTCCGGGCTGGATTTGGCCAGGGCGATATAGTCGGCGACCGAACGGGGGCCTTCGCACAGGGCGGGAAAATCGAACCACAGCATGCCGGCGGCCTGTTTGCGCAAGGGCACAGGCCGGCCGAGGATCTCCAGACTGCCGCCTTCGCGGACTTCACCGTCGGCCTGGCTGGCGAAGATCCGTTCCAGTTCCCGCTCGGCATCGGCATCGGCCGGGGTCAGCCACACCGGGGCCTGCTGCAAGGCCCGCAGGCGCCAGTCGCGCGGAGAGACCATTTCGTGGACATGGCAATGCGCTTCCAGCAAGGCGATCGCAGGCAGGAACCGGGCTCGTTGCAGACCTTCCCGATACAGGTCCGGCGGGGCGGTATTGGAGGTGGTGACCAGGGTCAGACCACGCTCGAACAAGCCTTGCAGCAAGCCGGAGAGAATCATTGCGTCACCGATGTCGTGGACCAGAAACTCGTCCAGGCAAAGCACCCGGCAGCGGGCGGCGATACCGGCGGCTACCTGGACCAGGGGGTCACGCTGGCCGTCGAGCTCGCGCAGGCGATCCTGCACTTCGGCCATAAAGCGGTGGTAGTGCCGGCGAATCACCTGAGCGGGCGGCAGACTGGCCACCAGCAGGTCCATCATGAAGGTCTTGCCGCGACCCACGCTGCCCCACAGGTACAGGCCGGGAATCTGTGCGGGGCCACCGTTGATCGCCCGTTGCAGCCGGCCCAGCAGACCCGGACGGGGGGGCGGGATGTCCCGGCACGCCTGCCAGATCCGGTCGAATTCGGGCATCACCTTCAGCTGGACGGGATCGAGTTCCCACTGGCCGGTGGCGGCACCTTGTTCATAGCGGAGGCCGGGGGCCAGATCCTTCGACAATTGCTCGGTCATCACTCAGAGGCAGGCGGCTGGAACATATCCATGACCGCGACAGGATAACGCATGCCCGGCTCCGGCGCGGGGCCGTCCCGGTTCAGGTCGTAGCGACGGCGGGCCAGGGCAGGGCGGCGGCCTGCAGTTCGCGGCGCAGATCCAGCAGCTTGCC is part of the Frateuria aurantia DSM 6220 genome and encodes:
- the zapE gene encoding cell division protein ZapE, yielding MTEQLSKDLAPGLRYEQGAATGQWELDPVQLKVMPEFDRIWQACRDIPPPRPGLLGRLQRAINGGPAQIPGLYLWGSVGRGKTFMMDLLVASLPPAQVIRRHYHRFMAEVQDRLRELDGQRDPLVQVAAGIAARCRVLCLDEFLVHDIGDAMILSGLLQGLFERGLTLVTTSNTAPPDLYREGLQRARFLPAIALLEAHCHVHEMVSPRDWRLRALQQAPVWLTPADADAERELERIFASQADGEVREGGSLEILGRPVPLRKQAAGMLWFDFPALCEGPRSVADYIALAKSSPEVILASVPVFDGSTDDAARRFISLIDEFYDRHVKLVISAEAPITDLYRGERLQAEFGRTQSRLIEMQSEAYLELPHRVD